The following proteins come from a genomic window of Elusimicrobiota bacterium:
- a CDS encoding 4-hydroxythreonine-4-phosphate dehydrogenase PdxA, protein MNRPLLAFTLGDPAGCGPWVSVRAALDPDVRRAARPLLIGDAWVVHRHVRFPRVSVKPLMELSDYVDRPGVVNVLHVPHPEITALVLGAPQRIGGESAALSIRTAVGLALSGRVAGVVTGPVSKESLNAAGLPFPGHTEMLRALAGSGPVEMVMGAPGPRGRRLLTVLITRHLPLARVPGALTEKVIVDSVRRVDGWARREAGIRAPRWVLAGLNPHAGDNGLIGREEIRVIRPAAAALRRAGIRVEGPLPADTAWARHAAGEFDLVGSLYHDQGMIPLKMAAPRAVVNITAGLPFVRTSPGHGTAFDLSKGARPYAGADPSATIQAARWALALKGMN, encoded by the coding sequence ATGAACCGTCCGCTCCTCGCCTTCACGCTCGGGGACCCCGCGGGTTGCGGGCCGTGGGTGTCGGTGCGGGCGGCTCTCGACCCCGACGTTCGGCGGGCGGCGCGGCCTCTTTTGATCGGAGACGCCTGGGTGGTCCACCGCCACGTGCGGTTCCCCCGCGTGAGCGTCAAACCCCTGATGGAACTGTCCGATTACGTGGACCGTCCCGGCGTGGTCAATGTGCTGCATGTTCCCCATCCGGAGATCACCGCTCTGGTCCTGGGCGCGCCCCAGCGCATCGGGGGCGAATCCGCCGCCTTGTCGATCCGCACGGCCGTCGGGTTGGCCTTGAGCGGACGGGTGGCCGGGGTCGTGACCGGGCCGGTGTCGAAGGAATCTTTGAACGCCGCCGGGCTCCCTTTCCCGGGACACACCGAAATGTTGCGCGCCCTGGCGGGTTCGGGCCCGGTGGAGATGGTGATGGGCGCCCCCGGCCCGCGCGGCCGGCGCCTTTTGACGGTTTTGATCACGCGGCACCTCCCCTTGGCGCGGGTGCCCGGGGCCTTGACGGAAAAAGTCATCGTGGATTCGGTGCGGCGCGTCGACGGGTGGGCGCGGCGCGAAGCGGGGATCCGCGCGCCGCGCTGGGTCCTCGCGGGGCTCAACCCCCACGCGGGCGACAACGGCCTTATCGGCCGGGAGGAAATCCGCGTGATCCGGCCCGCCGCGGCGGCCTTGCGCCGGGCGGGGATTCGGGTGGAAGGTCCCTTGCCGGCGGACACGGCCTGGGCCCGCCACGCCGCCGGGGAATTCGATTTGGTGGGCAGCCTCTACCACGACCAGGGCATGATTCCGCTAAAAATGGCGGCCCCCCGGGCGGTGGTGAACATCACGGCCGGGCTGCCCTTTGTTCGCACCTCCCCGGGCCACGGCACCGCGTTTGATTTGTCAAAGGGCGCGCGGCCCTACGCCGGGGCGGATCCCAGCGCCACAATTCAGGCCGCCCGCTGGGCCCTGGCCCTGAAAGGAATGAACTGA
- a CDS encoding OmpA family protein — protein MKRLALLWGVTLLGVFAARAEDRSPVFVTIQAGAGMPLGSKDFTDLHKQAVAAGARVGYQTSYRSAIGGQFSNYTIASDTEPAQGVRLQPITAFFEWDWPWTWYFTPYVVANVGVSRNHLDYFGRRIIQTGWTAGAGAGLRLRFSEFGDLAIEVGARQFAKATLDNKNLMVADAALLFQFYLPESWVPRKAPEDLGLEDLEIPIVRQDDLPELDESLVLQGKIHRLQQQIKDGEFAPMSFETGGVIFLTTAFNALDQLGAILRLHPDVRVKIFGYAEKNYSGDARQSLAFARAEVVKTYLSQNFRLLDSRLFTEGEKPLPPAEQGAPEPEPSYQLEFECLPVNE, from the coding sequence ATGAAACGGCTCGCGTTGCTTTGGGGGGTCACCCTTCTGGGCGTCTTCGCCGCCCGCGCGGAAGACCGCTCCCCGGTTTTTGTAACCATCCAAGCGGGCGCGGGAATGCCCCTCGGCTCCAAGGATTTCACCGACCTCCACAAACAGGCCGTGGCCGCCGGAGCGCGGGTGGGTTACCAAACCTCCTACCGATCGGCGATCGGCGGGCAGTTCTCCAATTACACCATCGCCTCCGACACCGAGCCCGCTCAGGGCGTCCGCCTGCAACCCATCACCGCATTTTTCGAGTGGGATTGGCCCTGGACGTGGTACTTCACCCCTTACGTGGTGGCCAACGTGGGCGTCAGCCGCAACCATTTGGATTACTTTGGACGACGCATCATTCAAACCGGGTGGACGGCGGGGGCCGGCGCGGGACTGCGCCTGCGGTTTTCGGAATTCGGCGATTTGGCGATTGAGGTGGGCGCCCGCCAATTCGCCAAAGCCACCCTCGACAATAAAAACCTGATGGTGGCGGACGCGGCCCTGCTCTTCCAGTTTTACCTCCCCGAAAGCTGGGTTCCCCGCAAAGCCCCCGAGGATTTGGGCCTGGAGGACCTTGAAATCCCCATCGTCCGGCAGGACGACCTCCCCGAATTGGACGAGTCCCTGGTGCTCCAAGGAAAAATCCACCGCCTGCAGCAGCAAATCAAGGACGGGGAGTTCGCCCCCATGTCCTTCGAAACGGGCGGCGTGATTTTCCTGACAACGGCTTTCAACGCCCTGGACCAACTCGGGGCCATCCTTCGGCTTCACCCCGACGTGCGGGTCAAGATTTTCGGCTACGCGGAAAAGAATTACAGCGGCGACGCGCGTCAGTCCCTGGCCTTCGCGCGGGCCGAGGTAGTGAAAACCTATTTATCCCAGAACTTCCGCTTGCTCGATTCGCGCCTCTTCACCGAGGGCGAGAAACCCCTGCCGCCCGCCGAACAGGGGGCCCCGGAGCCGGAACCCTCCTACCAACTCGAATTCGAGTGTCTTCCCGTTAACGAATAA
- a CDS encoding PilZ domain-containing protein: protein MILDQRTNNRVSFFVGGDLYRDAQGEKLGRVVIRDISYSGLCIETLEPLEAGQTAYLDFEIAGRFSFRRVPVMVARTTPGAGSYVTGLNFHHGEDRRKIRHALAFTIESSS, encoded by the coding sequence ATGATCCTGGATCAACGCACCAACAATCGCGTCAGTTTCTTCGTGGGGGGGGACCTGTACCGGGACGCCCAGGGCGAAAAGCTCGGGCGGGTCGTCATCCGCGACATCAGCTACTCCGGGTTGTGCATCGAAACCCTGGAACCGTTGGAAGCCGGACAGACGGCCTACTTGGACTTCGAAATCGCGGGGCGGTTTTCGTTCCGCCGCGTGCCGGTGATGGTGGCGCGCACGACGCCGGGGGCGGGTTCCTACGTGACCGGGCTCAACTTCCACCATGGCGAGGACCGTCGGAAAATCCGCCACGCGCTGGCCTTCACCATCGAAAGCTCGTCGTAA
- the tadA gene encoding tRNA adenosine(34) deaminase TadA, with product MVKGTGAADRKFMRAALAEARKAARAEEVPVGAVVVREGQIIARGRNRIRELKDPSAHAEVLALRAAGKALRHERLLDTTLYTSLEPCVMCAGAIVLGRVPRVVYGAVDPKAGAGGSVMDLLRHRSLNHRAEVTGGVLAGMSRRMLRQFFKARRGP from the coding sequence ATGGTGAAGGGCACGGGGGCTGCGGACCGGAAGTTCATGCGGGCGGCCCTGGCCGAGGCGCGAAAAGCCGCCCGGGCCGAGGAAGTGCCGGTGGGCGCGGTGGTGGTCCGGGAGGGGCAAATCATCGCGCGCGGGCGAAACCGCATTCGGGAATTAAAAGACCCCTCCGCCCACGCCGAGGTGCTGGCCCTGCGGGCGGCGGGAAAGGCGCTCAGGCACGAGCGGCTGTTGGACACGACGCTCTACACCTCCCTGGAACCCTGCGTCATGTGCGCCGGGGCCATCGTGCTGGGGCGGGTGCCGCGGGTGGTTTATGGGGCCGTGGACCCCAAGGCCGGGGCCGGGGGATCGGTGATGGACCTGTTGCGGCACCGGTCGCTCAACCACCGGGCGGAGGTGACGGGTGGGGTTTTGGCGGGGATGTCCCGCCGAATGTTGCGGCAATTTTTCAAAGCGCGGAGGGGACCATGA
- a CDS encoding integron integrase translates to MDQAREKIRTLQYSLRTEQTYLDWVKRYLLFTQAKRSPKDMGAVEVRAFLTHLAVDQKVSAATQNQALNALLFLYKRVLQKDLGDIGEFDRAPKTDRRPLVLSPEEARKVIDCLEGRFHLMGVLLYGTGLRLMELVRLRVRDVDFQLNQIVVRDGKGEKDRFTMLPRTSRTELEAHLAQVKRLHEMDLAEGNGAVALPLALEQKPPTVLKDWGWQYVFPSKSLSEDAPGVVRRHHIHETTLQTAVKKAVRRAGLEKPATVHTFRHSFATHLLEAGYDVRTVQELLGHKAVSTTMVYTRVLNSGAKGVRSPADF, encoded by the coding sequence TTGGACCAGGCGCGGGAAAAGATTCGAACCCTTCAATACTCCCTGCGAACCGAACAAACCTATCTGGATTGGGTGAAGCGGTATCTTTTGTTCACCCAAGCGAAACGTTCTCCCAAGGACATGGGGGCGGTGGAGGTGCGGGCCTTTTTAACCCATTTGGCCGTTGACCAAAAAGTGTCGGCGGCGACGCAGAACCAGGCCTTGAACGCGCTCCTTTTCCTCTACAAGCGGGTCTTGCAAAAAGACCTCGGTGACATCGGTGAATTCGATCGGGCCCCAAAGACCGACCGGCGGCCCTTGGTGTTGTCCCCGGAGGAAGCGCGGAAAGTCATCGACTGTCTGGAGGGGCGTTTCCACCTGATGGGGGTGTTGCTTTACGGGACAGGCCTTCGGCTCATGGAGTTGGTGCGCCTGCGGGTGCGGGACGTGGATTTCCAGCTCAATCAAATCGTCGTCCGCGACGGGAAAGGGGAAAAAGACCGGTTCACGATGCTCCCGCGGACCTCCCGCACCGAACTTGAGGCCCACCTCGCCCAGGTAAAGCGGTTGCACGAAATGGATCTGGCCGAAGGGAACGGTGCGGTGGCGCTGCCCCTCGCGTTGGAGCAAAAGCCCCCGACCGTGCTCAAGGATTGGGGATGGCAGTACGTGTTCCCCTCCAAATCCCTATCGGAAGACGCCCCGGGCGTGGTCCGCCGGCACCACATCCACGAGACGACCCTGCAAACCGCGGTCAAAAAAGCCGTCCGCCGGGCGGGCCTCGAGAAGCCCGCCACCGTGCACACCTTCCGCCACAGTTTCGCCACCCATTTGTTGGAAGCCGGTTACGACGTCCGCACGGTTCAAGAATTGTTGGGGCACAAGGCCGTGAGCACGACGATGGTTTACACCCGTGTTTTGAACAGCGGCGCCAAAGGGGTTCGAAGCCCCGCCGATTTTTAA
- a CDS encoding N-acetyltransferase, which produces MIPGVVIRAETPKDHRAITEVTVAAFKTLEVSRHTEQFIIDALRADKALALSLVAETGGRVIGHIAFSPVTLSGGTPSWYGLGPVSVLPGHQRRGIGAALIHEGLARLKAMKARGCCLVGHPGYYAKFGFKNPTGLSLPGVPPEVFFALSFDGRVPQGTVAFHKGFTAEGPRESPSPAKSGNSWRKPALFLAAAALALAMVARGWLALPHRQGPARRVSDAFVQLCQDRDYKNAHALTVKTGYVGGSLEDFVLKVQKENFDPSPIFQSTHPPQTNGNRLRRWLTGQDVNMARLTIEYTGGCLLGIHLLRTEEDRWAVYKFGCHAG; this is translated from the coding sequence ATGATTCCCGGGGTTGTCATCAGGGCCGAGACTCCCAAAGATCACCGCGCCATCACCGAGGTGACGGTCGCGGCGTTCAAAACCCTGGAAGTCAGCCGTCACACGGAACAGTTCATCATCGACGCACTGCGCGCTGACAAGGCGCTCGCGCTGTCCCTGGTCGCGGAGACCGGGGGCCGGGTGATCGGGCACATCGCCTTTTCGCCCGTGACTCTTTCCGGCGGGACGCCGAGCTGGTATGGCCTGGGCCCTGTCTCTGTTCTGCCGGGGCATCAACGGCGGGGCATTGGCGCGGCGTTGATTCATGAGGGCCTGGCGCGTTTGAAGGCCATGAAAGCGCGAGGCTGCTGCCTTGTGGGCCATCCCGGATACTACGCCAAATTCGGCTTTAAAAACCCGACGGGGCTTTCCCTTCCGGGCGTACCGCCCGAGGTTTTTTTCGCCCTGTCTTTTGATGGACGCGTTCCACAGGGGACCGTGGCTTTCCACAAAGGGTTCACGGCGGAGGGCCCGCGGGAAAGCCCTTCCCCTGCGAAATCCGGTAATTCCTGGAGAAAGCCGGCCTTGTTCCTCGCGGCGGCCGCCTTGGCCCTGGCGATGGTCGCGCGCGGGTGGTTGGCGCTTCCCCACCGGCAAGGCCCCGCCCGCCGGGTTTCCGACGCGTTTGTCCAACTCTGCCAGGACCGGGATTACAAAAACGCCCATGCCTTAACGGTGAAAACCGGTTACGTGGGGGGCTCGCTAGAGGATTTCGTCCTCAAAGTTCAAAAAGAGAACTTTGATCCATCCCCGATTTTCCAATCCACCCACCCGCCGCAAACGAATGGGAACCGCCTCCGACGATGGCTTACGGGGCAGGACGTGAACATGGCGCGACTCACCATCGAATACACCGGCGGGTGCTTGCTGGGAATTCATTTGTTGCGCACGGAGGAAGATCGCTGGGCGGTGTACAAGTTTGGATGCCACGCCGGTTGA
- a CDS encoding tryptophan-rich sensory protein, translating into MKRAVLGLLGWAAVVFTAAGVGAVASARAADFYHSLVRPVWAPPAEWFGPVWTTLFVLMALAAWLVWRPKGFGGAPVALGLFVLQLVFNAAWSWLFFVKKWGALAFLDILVLWVLIAATTALFWRRRPLAGALLVPYLGWVTFALFLSRAVWRLNPALLGGGA; encoded by the coding sequence GTGAAGCGGGCCGTCCTGGGTCTATTGGGCTGGGCCGCGGTGGTTTTCACGGCGGCGGGCGTCGGGGCCGTCGCCTCCGCCCGTGCCGCCGATTTTTACCACAGCCTCGTCCGCCCGGTGTGGGCGCCGCCGGCCGAATGGTTCGGCCCGGTGTGGACAACGCTGTTCGTCCTGATGGCCCTCGCGGCGTGGCTGGTCTGGCGCCCCAAGGGGTTCGGCGGGGCGCCGGTGGCGCTGGGCCTCTTCGTCCTTCAACTGGTTTTCAACGCGGCCTGGAGCTGGCTGTTTTTCGTTAAGAAATGGGGCGCCCTCGCGTTCCTGGATATCCTTGTGCTGTGGGTTTTGATCGCGGCGACGACGGCGCTCTTTTGGCGTCGCCGCCCGCTGGCCGGCGCCCTCCTGGTCCCTTACCTGGGGTGGGTCACCTTCGCTCTTTTCTTAAGCCGCGCGGTGTGGCGGTTAAACCCCGCGTTGCTGGGCGGCGGGGCCTGA
- a CDS encoding glutaredoxin family protein, translating into MTPRGAVFLGVLALTAPARADFYRWTDAEGSQHVTTEPPPTNAGKIKKTESRHASKQGTPTRTTGNVLNDAGVLTGPGAINTFPVSPDGSKTDRPLDNLQPKGGLSVEIYSAAWCGWCTKAKAYFQSKGVSYREYDIDRDAAAHARLKSLNPSEGIPVTVINGQTIRGYNPSAFDTALRNN; encoded by the coding sequence GTGACTCCGCGCGGCGCGGTGTTCCTGGGGGTCTTGGCGTTGACGGCGCCGGCGCGGGCGGATTTTTATCGTTGGACGGACGCCGAGGGGAGCCAACACGTCACGACCGAACCGCCCCCGACGAACGCCGGGAAGATCAAAAAAACCGAAAGCCGCCACGCGTCGAAACAGGGGACGCCGACGAGAACGACCGGGAACGTTTTGAATGACGCGGGGGTGTTGACCGGGCCGGGGGCCATCAACACGTTTCCGGTCAGCCCCGACGGCTCCAAAACCGACCGCCCGCTGGACAACCTGCAACCCAAGGGCGGTCTCTCGGTGGAGATTTACAGCGCGGCCTGGTGCGGGTGGTGCACAAAAGCCAAAGCCTATTTCCAGTCCAAGGGGGTGTCCTACCGGGAGTACGACATCGACCGCGATGCGGCGGCCCACGCCCGTTTAAAATCCCTCAATCCCAGCGAGGGCATCCCCGTCACCGTGATCAACGGCCAAACCATCCGGGGTTACAACCCCTCCGCGTTCGACACCGCCCTCCGGAACAACTAA
- the serC gene encoding 3-phosphoserine/phosphohydroxythreonine transaminase, with the protein MTRVKFNFSAGPAVLPEDVLKEASQAVVECGGTGMSVLCMSHRGGAYEALHMEALAGLRELLRVPDNFAVLLLQGGATQQFSQVAMNLAQGKPADYTLTGQWAEGAYKEAGKVATVRVAADSRTAKPARMPLPAEIKSGADAAYLHITSNETVDGTQWKEFPTAPVPLVGDMSSDIMGRDIPWDRFGLVYAGAQKNLGPAGVTVVIVRKDLAEKAPASIPAMLRYQTHVEKDSLHNTPPCFSIYVLALVTRWVKAQGGVAVLAARNKAKADKLYAAIDRTGFYRGTADKAHRSVMNVTFRLPSEDLEKAFLKEAEAAGLSGLKGHRAVGGLRASIYNAMPAAGVDALLSLMGDFEKKHG; encoded by the coding sequence ATGACACGGGTCAAATTTAATTTCAGCGCGGGTCCGGCGGTGTTGCCGGAAGACGTTTTAAAAGAGGCCTCCCAGGCCGTCGTCGAGTGCGGCGGTACGGGCATGTCCGTTCTTTGCATGAGCCACCGGGGCGGCGCCTACGAGGCCCTCCACATGGAGGCCCTGGCCGGTTTGCGGGAACTGCTGCGCGTGCCCGACAACTTCGCGGTCCTCCTCCTGCAGGGCGGGGCAACGCAACAGTTTTCCCAGGTCGCCATGAATTTGGCCCAGGGCAAGCCCGCCGATTACACGCTCACCGGCCAATGGGCGGAGGGCGCTTACAAGGAAGCCGGAAAAGTGGCGACGGTCCGCGTGGCCGCCGACAGTCGGACGGCTAAACCCGCGCGCATGCCCCTTCCGGCGGAGATTAAATCGGGCGCGGACGCGGCCTATCTGCACATCACTTCGAACGAAACGGTGGACGGCACCCAATGGAAGGAATTCCCGACGGCGCCGGTGCCGCTCGTGGGCGACATGAGTTCCGACATCATGGGCCGGGACATTCCTTGGGATCGCTTTGGCCTCGTGTACGCCGGGGCTCAAAAGAATCTGGGGCCCGCGGGCGTGACCGTGGTGATCGTCCGCAAGGACTTGGCGGAAAAGGCCCCCGCGTCGATCCCCGCCATGTTGCGGTACCAAACCCACGTGGAAAAAGACTCGCTCCACAACACGCCGCCGTGCTTTTCGATCTACGTGCTGGCGCTCGTGACGCGCTGGGTCAAGGCCCAGGGCGGCGTGGCCGTCCTGGCCGCCCGCAACAAGGCCAAGGCCGACAAACTTTACGCGGCCATCGACCGGACGGGGTTTTACCGCGGCACGGCCGACAAGGCCCACCGCTCGGTCATGAACGTGACCTTCCGCCTGCCCAGCGAGGATCTGGAAAAAGCGTTTCTCAAGGAAGCCGAGGCCGCGGGCTTAAGCGGTCTCAAAGGGCACCGCGCGGTGGGCGGTCTGCGGGCCTCGATCTACAACGCCATGCCCGCCGCCGGGGTCGACGCGCTGTTGTCCCTCATGGGGGATTTTGAAAAAAAACACGGTTAA
- a CDS encoding aminotransferase class I/II-fold pyridoxal phosphate-dependent enzyme translates to MSHSLAVELNGLIQREAPETFAALSTLGREFYFPKGILTQTAEARQKAKKFNATIGIAKEKGEPMYLPSIMKQLPGVSPQDALNYAPSYGSLELRQAWRKALLEKNPSLKADAVGTPVVVGGITHGLSVAADMFVDAGDPVYVPDQLWGNYNMIFGLRRGGRIVRYPLFVNNAGFDTAGFARALGEVKPGQKAVVVLNFPNNPTGYTPTETEAESIARALTELAQAGRRLVVLCDDAYFGLAYEANVAKESIFAKLAGRHPNLIPVKLDGATKEDYVWGFRVGFVTFTGPAKANEALEKKAAGCVRGAVSNVSQLSQSVVLKAMASADYKADKKRKYDVMKARYDQAKKALAKPAYAEVWTPYPFNSGYFFCVRLKGLNAEAYRLRLLDQYGVGLIATAPTDIRVAFSCLEVEEIEPMFDLMRQCALDMRGDPAAADLSRHAEAFEE, encoded by the coding sequence ATGAGCCATTCCCTGGCTGTTGAATTGAACGGCCTCATCCAACGCGAAGCGCCGGAAACCTTCGCCGCTTTGTCGACCCTGGGCCGGGAGTTTTATTTTCCCAAGGGCATCCTGACTCAAACCGCCGAGGCCCGCCAGAAGGCCAAGAAGTTCAACGCCACCATCGGCATCGCCAAGGAAAAGGGCGAACCCATGTATTTGCCGTCCATCATGAAGCAATTGCCCGGGGTGTCCCCCCAGGACGCCTTGAACTACGCCCCGTCTTACGGGAGCTTGGAACTGCGCCAGGCCTGGCGCAAAGCCTTGCTGGAGAAAAACCCGTCCCTGAAGGCCGATGCCGTCGGCACCCCGGTGGTCGTGGGCGGCATCACCCACGGGCTGAGCGTCGCCGCCGACATGTTCGTCGACGCGGGGGACCCCGTGTACGTGCCGGACCAGCTCTGGGGCAACTACAACATGATCTTCGGCCTGCGCCGTGGCGGGCGGATCGTCCGTTACCCGCTTTTCGTCAACAACGCCGGGTTCGACACCGCCGGTTTCGCCCGGGCCCTGGGCGAGGTGAAGCCCGGCCAAAAGGCCGTCGTGGTCCTCAACTTCCCCAACAACCCCACGGGCTACACGCCGACGGAAACCGAGGCCGAGTCCATCGCCCGGGCGCTCACGGAACTGGCCCAGGCCGGTCGCCGCCTGGTGGTGCTCTGCGACGACGCCTATTTCGGTCTCGCCTATGAGGCCAACGTGGCCAAAGAATCGATTTTCGCCAAGTTGGCGGGTCGGCATCCGAACCTGATTCCCGTCAAACTGGACGGCGCCACCAAGGAAGATTACGTCTGGGGATTCCGCGTGGGCTTCGTCACTTTCACCGGGCCGGCCAAGGCCAACGAGGCGCTGGAGAAGAAAGCCGCCGGTTGCGTGCGCGGCGCCGTGTCCAACGTCTCTCAGCTGTCCCAGAGCGTCGTTTTGAAAGCCATGGCCTCGGCGGACTACAAGGCCGACAAGAAGCGTAAATACGACGTGATGAAGGCCCGCTACGACCAGGCCAAAAAAGCGTTGGCAAAGCCGGCCTACGCCGAGGTCTGGACGCCCTATCCATTCAACTCCGGCTATTTTTTCTGCGTGCGACTCAAGGGGCTCAACGCCGAGGCTTATCGGTTGCGCCTGTTGGACCAATACGGCGTCGGGCTCATCGCCACCGCGCCCACGGACATCCGCGTGGCCTTCTCCTGCCTTGAAGTCGAGGAGATCGAGCCCATGTTCGATTTGATGCGGCAATGCGCTTTGGACATGCGGGGCGACCCCGCGGCGGCCGATTTGTCCCGCCACGCGGAAGCCTTCGAAGAATAG
- a CDS encoding M48 family metallopeptidase — MTPLAAVVLIGLLATQAVEWVAEVLNLRSLRRDPPPGFEDVYPPDRYARSQDYTRAKTKFGFVSSAVGLGVLVGFWFLGGFGTLDIWCRGWGFGPVTTGTLFLGTLFFLKQLLGIPFAGYATFRLEAKFGFNRTTLKTFLLDRLKGNLLAVVIGGPLVALLLWLFARLGSGAWLWAWGTVAAFSLFLQFIAPTLIMPLFNKFTPLPEGELRAAIFDLAKRLDYPLTNLFVIDGSRRSSKANAFFTGFGKNKRIALFDTLVQKQTVPELTGVLAHEIGHHKKHHVWVGFALGVLQSGGMFFLLSLSLGWEALFAAFRVDLPSVHAGFALFGVLFAPVNLLLTLPLLAYSRRNEFEADRFATEALGTGRDLATGLKKLSADSLANLTPHPFYVWIHHTHPPLVERLAALHKL; from the coding sequence ATGACCCCCCTGGCCGCTGTTGTCCTGATCGGTCTTTTGGCCACCCAGGCCGTGGAATGGGTCGCGGAGGTTTTGAATTTGCGTTCCCTCCGGCGGGATCCCCCCCCGGGCTTCGAGGACGTTTACCCGCCCGACCGCTACGCGCGTTCCCAGGACTACACCCGCGCCAAGACGAAATTCGGGTTCGTTTCCTCGGCCGTGGGGTTGGGGGTGTTGGTTGGCTTTTGGTTCCTGGGCGGGTTCGGCACCCTGGACATCTGGTGCCGGGGGTGGGGGTTCGGGCCGGTGACGACGGGGACGCTGTTTTTGGGGACGTTGTTTTTTTTAAAACAACTCCTGGGAATTCCCTTCGCCGGGTACGCCACGTTTCGCTTGGAGGCCAAATTCGGCTTCAACCGAACCACGCTCAAAACATTTCTGTTGGATCGTCTGAAGGGGAATCTCTTGGCGGTTGTTATCGGCGGGCCCCTGGTGGCCCTGCTCCTTTGGCTGTTTGCTCGCCTGGGTTCCGGGGCCTGGCTGTGGGCCTGGGGAACGGTAGCCGCCTTTTCCCTGTTTTTGCAATTTATCGCTCCGACCCTCATCATGCCCCTGTTCAACAAATTCACGCCCTTGCCGGAGGGGGAACTGCGCGCGGCGATCTTCGACCTGGCGAAACGGTTGGATTACCCCCTCACCAACCTGTTCGTGATCGACGGGTCTCGCCGGTCCTCCAAGGCCAACGCTTTTTTCACGGGGTTCGGGAAAAACAAGCGCATCGCCCTTTTTGACACGCTGGTTCAAAAGCAAACCGTTCCGGAGTTGACGGGGGTTCTCGCCCACGAAATCGGCCACCACAAAAAGCACCATGTCTGGGTCGGGTTCGCTCTCGGCGTGTTGCAGAGCGGGGGGATGTTTTTCCTTTTGTCCCTGTCCCTGGGATGGGAGGCCCTGTTTGCCGCTTTCCGGGTGGACCTCCCCTCTGTGCACGCTGGGTTCGCGCTCTTCGGCGTTCTTTTTGCGCCCGTGAATTTACTCTTGACCCTGCCGCTTCTCGCCTATTCCCGCCGAAACGAGTTCGAGGCCGACCGGTTCGCGACGGAGGCCCTGGGCACGGGCCGCGATTTGGCCACGGGACTCAAAAAACTCTCCGCCGACAGTCTGGCCAATCTTACGCCGCACCCGTTTTACGTCTGGATCCACCACACGCACCCGCCGCTGGTGGAGCGCCTCGCCGCCCTTCATAAGTTATAA